One Phaseolus vulgaris cultivar G19833 chromosome 2, P. vulgaris v2.0, whole genome shotgun sequence DNA window includes the following coding sequences:
- the LOC137811722 gene encoding cytochrome b561 domain-containing protein At4g18260 yields the protein MHTLWKPVHIAVASFYVSVLLFSHCMAYEEGNHSSSHKNTNNKVYKVNQQKTSDIAVHGLLLWSSTGFLMPLGILIIRGSIKAEPGSRRSKVLFYLHVAFQMLSVLLATVGAAMSLKKFENSFDNNHQKLGLALYGAILAQGLIGFFRPHRGNKERSYWYLIHWILGTVVSLVGIINIYTGLKAYHERTLKSTTLWTILFTVEVSFIGLIYLFQDKLEYMKKQGVIIGSESSILSSNQDIPQSQTQKELLPVACGRKRNALENLFD from the exons ATGCATACCCTCTGGAAACCAGTGCACATTGCTGTGGCTTCATTTTATGTTTCTGTTCTTCTATTCAGTCACTGCATGGCCTATGAGGAGGGGAATCACTCTAGTAGTCACAAGAACACAAATAACAAAGTTTACAAG GTAAATCAGCAGAAGACATCTGATATTGCAGTACATGGACTACTCCTCTGGTCTTCAACCGGGTTTTTAATGCCACTAGGAATACTTATCATCAGAGGGTCCATTAAGGCAGAACCCGGATCTAGAAGGAGTAAAGTGCTCTTCTATCTCCATGTTGCTTTTCAG ATGCTTTCAGTACTTCTTGCCACAGTTGGAGCTGCTATGTCcctgaaaaagtttgaaaattcATTTGATAACAACCATCAAAAGTTAGGCCTGGCACTTTATGGTGCAATATTGGCGCAAGGATTGATTGGATTTTTCAGACCACACAG GGGGAATAAAGAGAGGAGTTATTGGTACTTAATACATTGGATACTAGGGACAGTAGTTTCTCTTGTGGGGATCATCAACATTTACACTGGTTTGAAAGCCTACCATGAGAGAACCTTAAAAAGCACCACACTTTGGACTATCCTTTTCACTGTGGAAGTCTCTTTCATTGGATTGATTTACCTCTTCCAAGACAAATTGGAATATATGAAAAAGCAAGGAGTGATTATAGGAAGTGAGTCGTCAATTCTGTCATCTAACCAAGACATTCCTCAAAGCCAAACTCAAAAGGAGTTGTTACCAGTTGCATGTGGAAGAAAGAGAAATGCACTTGAGAATTTGTTTGACTAA
- the LOC137811723 gene encoding urease accessory protein G: MASHGEHHHHHHHDHDHDHDHDHDHDHDGGEGESKSWVGKDGKVYHSHDGLAPHSHEPIYSPGFFSRRAPPLNRNFNERAFTVGIGGPVGTGKTALMLALCEFLRDNYSLAAVTNDIFTKEDGEFLVKHKALPEERIRAVETGGCPHAAIREDISINLGPLEELSNLFKADILLCESGGDNLAANFSRELADYIIYIIDVSGGDKIPRKGGPGITQADLLVINKTDLAQAIGADLGVMQRDALRMRDGGPFVFAQVKHKVGIEEIVNHVLQGWEATTGNKRH, translated from the exons ATGGCTTCCCACGGCgaacaccaccaccaccaccaccatgaTCACGATCACGATCACGATCACGATCACGATCATGATCATGATGGTGGAGAGGGAGAGAGTAAGTCATGGGTAGGCAAGGATGGGAAGGTGTACCATAGCCACGATGGTCTGGCGCCGCATTCTCACGAACCCATCTACTCTCCTGGCTTCTTCAGCAGAAGAGCCCCTCCTCTTAACAGGAATTTCAACGAAAGAGCCTTCACTGTCGGAATTGGGGGACCTGTCGGCACCGG GAAAACAGCTCTCATGTTGGCCCTTTGTGAGTTCCTTCGGGATAACTACAGTCTCGCTGCT GTGACAAATGATATATTCACTAAAGAAGATGGTGAGTTCTTGGTGAAGCACAAAGCTCTTCCAGAAGAAAGGATACGCGCTGTGGAAACTGGGGGCTGCCCACATGCTGCAATTCGGGAGGACATTAGTATTAATCTTGGACCACTGGAGGAGCTTTCTAACCTCTTCAAAGCAGACATACTTCTTTGTGAATCTGGGGGag ATAACCTGGCTGCCAATTTCAGCAGGGAATTGGCTGACTACATCATTTACATAATAGATGTGTCTGGTGGTGATAAAATTCCTCGGAAAGGTGGTCCTGGAATCACACAAGCCGATCTCCTT GTGATAAACAAGACTGACCTTGCTCAAGCAATTGGGGCTGATTTAGGAGTCATGCAGCGAGATGCTTTGCGGATGAGAGATGGAGGACCATTTGTCTTTGCACAG GTGAAGCATAAGGTTGGAATAGAAGAAATTGTGAATCATGTCTTACAGGGGTGGGAAGCAACGACAGGGAATAAACGTCATTAA